CCATTCTCAGACCTTATAATTAATATATCATCTCTTTTTCCATACATCGTAAGGTCACCTGCTAATCCAAGAGCATTTAAGATCGTTGCTTTCCCGTTTGATATGGTATAATCTCCTTGTCTGTTAACTTCACCCAGTACTGTAACCTTAAAATTAGCAAGTCTTACGTTTACAGTTGGGCTAATAATATACTTTGTTAATTTTTCACGAAGCTCACTCTTAAAATCAACAAGAGATTTATTCGTTGTGTTTAGTTGGCCTAAAATAGGAAAGTCGATATTGCCATCAGCATCCACAATATATGTAGGTCCCGAAATATTGGTGGTTCCCTGTCCTGGAGTATTTCCTCCTGCAGCACCATTAGGTTGTATTGTTTCGGATGAGGAATAATTTTGGTTGAATGGTTTTACAACATCCATGTCTTTTGCTGTAATCAGAATAATAAGCTGATCTCCAACCTGTATTGTGTTTCCAGAATTTTTCACAGAAGCATCTATAGCCACCTGCTCTATATTCTGCATATAATTTAAATCATTTTGCGCATTCTTATTTGTCTTACAAGAAACTAATAAAATACCTAATGATATAGCTAATATTTTCCCTTTCATATTTTTAAATTGTACAAATATACATTTATATTCCTCTTATTTATCTAGTGCTTCAAATATAGAATTATTGCTTTTAAATTCCGGCACTATTGTTTTAAGGATTCTTACTACCTCTACTTTATCCCTTCTTAAAGAAGCTTTTGTAATTCGTTTAGTAAGCATATCTATTTCTTCAAATCCCATAGAAGGATCTTTAGAGATCATTATTTTCTCATTGTGAGTAGGAAGTGTTTTTGCATCATCACTTAAGAGTTCTTCATATAGTTTTTCACCTGGTCGCAATCCCGTATAGATGATTTTTATATCAATATTCGGTTCGAATCCTGATAATTTTATCATTCTTCTCGCAAGATCGAGAATTTTAACAGGTTCTCCCATATCAAAAACAAAAATCTCTCCACCTTCTCCCATTGTACCGGCCTGAAGAACCAGTTCACAGGCTTCAGGAATTGTCATGAAGTATCTCACAATATCCGGATGGGTAATCGTCACCGGTCCACCTGCTTCAATCTGTTTTTTAAAATGAGGAATAACAGAGCCGTTAGAACCTAATACATTTCCAAATCTTGTTGTAATAAATTTAGTAACGTTACCTTCCACATTCTGAAGTGACTGTACAAAAAGTTCGGCGGCACGTTTTGAGGCGCCCATAACGTTAGTGGGATTCACAGCTTTATCTGTAGATACCATAACGAATCTGTTCACTTTATATTTACTGGATAGTCTTGCAATAATTTTGGACCCCAGTATATTAACAAAAATAGCTTCGTGAGGATTTTCTTCAACCAATGGTACATGTTTATAAGCGGCCGCATGATATACCATTGAGAAGTTATACGTTTGGAATAAAGGCTCCATTCTATGTTGGTTTGAAACATCTCCCAAGACAAACTTGAAAACGATATGAGGGAATTTTTCTCTCATTTCAAGTTCAATGTCATAAAGCGGTGTTTCAGCCTGGTCTAAAACAACAATTAGTGATGGCTTAAAAAGCGCTACCTGCCTTACAATTTCACTCCCTATAGATCCAGCTCCTCCGGTTACGAGTACTGCTTTATCGAAATGCCTGCTTCTTACTTTCTCATTTTGAATTTTAATGGGCTTTCTGTTCAGTAAATCTTCGATCTGAAGACTTCTGATAGACCCTCCTACATCACTATCTCTTAATTTCTGTACAGAAGGTGCTTTGAAGACATTTAGATCTTTTTCTAAAAATAAATTCACCCAAGAGTTAACTTCATCTTTAGCCATCATTTCTTTGACAATAAGAACACCATCAATAATAAGGTCTTCTTTTGTGTTTTCTTCAATTTTTTTCTTTTCGTAAATAGGCTTTCCAAGTAAAGAAGCCCTTTTTGAATCTGTTCTTTGGGTTAAAAAACCAACAACCTGATAAGGTAAGCTTGGATTATCAAGAATGGCTCTTGCAATAGCAATTGACTGTTCATCAATACCTAGAACCAGTATCCTTTTTTTCAGTGCACTTCTCCTGTATTCTCTTACTACATGAAAAAACTCTTTCACATAAAGCCTGAAAAGAAAAAGCCCCATAAACGAGATTATAAAATATAAAATCAAATAAGGTGTAAGGATAAATTTACCTCCGGTAGTCCAGAAATAAAGCATATTTATAGTTCCAACAGCCACCATTGTGCTGAAACAAGAGATAAGAAGCTTAAACAGATCTATGAATGTAGAATGCCGAATGATCCCTGCATAAGTTTTAAAAATATACATAAAGGCAACATTCACTACAATGATAAAGACAAATACTATGCTTTTATCATCATGATAGATAAATTCCTGTTTTGTAATTTTTTCGATAATATAAGTGGTAAGAAATAGAGATATTACCAGAATAATAATATCTATTACAAGTATTATCCATCTAGGAAGATATCTTACGTCTGAGAGATTGACAACATTATCCCCTCCAAATATTTTTTTCCTAAGAGAATTATACATTGTCTTTATTTGTGTCCATATTTAATTAAAATATAATATCTAATCAACCCGTCCATCGGAGATAATTTCGATACAATCATACAAAAATAAAATAAATTTATCTCAATACGTTGAAATCAAAAAATAAATTTGATGGTTTCTTTACGAAATTCAATAATTTCACTTAATAAGTAAAATTCACCGACAAAAATCATACCACAAAAAGTCTTTAAAGAGTGATATTTATTAGTGAAAAGCTTTCATTTTAATTATCGTATTCAAAAAAGTAATCATTAAGCATCTATTGATCAATTCATTTCAATACAGTGATATTATTATCGTGATTTTTTTACTTCTAAAATTTATTCAAAAATATCATTTATTTTTTCATATTCAAAACCTTTACTCATTAAATACTTTATGGTTTTGGTTTTTTTTTGATATTCTTTCAACCCTGTCTGTCTGGAATAATAATCTTCAAAAATTTTTCTGATTGTTTTTTCATAATCTGAGTCATCAATCTCATCAAAACATGAATTCATCAGCCTTTCGGAGATTTGTTTTTGCTTCAGATTCATTTTAATTTTATTTTTCCCCCAATGCTTGATATAAAATTTACCTCTGATGTAGCTTCGGGTAAACCGTTCTTCATTTAAATAATTTTCCTTCAGCAGATACAGGATGATTTCTTCTTTTGCCTCGTTGATAAGCAGAAACTCTCTCATCTTCTGTTCTACTTCTGCATGGCAGCGATCCTGGTAAACACAATAATTGACTACCTTCTGCCTGATTTCTTCAAAAGTAAAAGATTTCTTTTCCATTTGTATAAAAAAAGAATGAGCAGGTGCCCATTCTTTATATAATATGGTAATGTCTGTTAATAATTGAACAGAGCTTTACCTTCCATTAATT
This genomic window from Chryseobacterium sp. MEBOG06 contains:
- a CDS encoding polysaccharide biosynthesis/export family protein, whose protein sequence is MKGKILAISLGILLVSCKTNKNAQNDLNYMQNIEQVAIDASVKNSGNTIQVGDQLIILITAKDMDVVKPFNQNYSSSETIQPNGAAGGNTPGQGTTNISGPTYIVDADGNIDFPILGQLNTTNKSLVDFKSELREKLTKYIISPTVNVRLANFKVTVLGEVNRQGDYTISNGKATILNALGLAGDLTMYGKRDDILIIRSENGQITHGKVNLHDANLINSPYYNLKQGDAIVVASNKSRSIAAKQNPNTGIYLTAISIGITAIAVVISLFKK
- a CDS encoding polysaccharide biosynthesis protein codes for the protein MYNSLRKKIFGGDNVVNLSDVRYLPRWIILVIDIIILVISLFLTTYIIEKITKQEFIYHDDKSIVFVFIIVVNVAFMYIFKTYAGIIRHSTFIDLFKLLISCFSTMVAVGTINMLYFWTTGGKFILTPYLILYFIISFMGLFLFRLYVKEFFHVVREYRRSALKKRILVLGIDEQSIAIARAILDNPSLPYQVVGFLTQRTDSKRASLLGKPIYEKKKIEENTKEDLIIDGVLIVKEMMAKDEVNSWVNLFLEKDLNVFKAPSVQKLRDSDVGGSIRSLQIEDLLNRKPIKIQNEKVRSRHFDKAVLVTGGAGSIGSEIVRQVALFKPSLIVVLDQAETPLYDIELEMREKFPHIVFKFVLGDVSNQHRMEPLFQTYNFSMVYHAAAYKHVPLVEENPHEAIFVNILGSKIIARLSSKYKVNRFVMVSTDKAVNPTNVMGASKRAAELFVQSLQNVEGNVTKFITTRFGNVLGSNGSVIPHFKKQIEAGGPVTITHPDIVRYFMTIPEACELVLQAGTMGEGGEIFVFDMGEPVKILDLARRMIKLSGFEPNIDIKIIYTGLRPGEKLYEELLSDDAKTLPTHNEKIMISKDPSMGFEEIDMLTKRITKASLRRDKVEVVRILKTIVPEFKSNNSIFEALDK
- a CDS encoding regulatory protein RecX; translation: MEKKSFTFEEIRQKVVNYCVYQDRCHAEVEQKMREFLLINEAKEEIILYLLKENYLNEERFTRSYIRGKFYIKHWGKNKIKMNLKQKQISERLMNSCFDEIDDSDYEKTIRKIFEDYYSRQTGLKEYQKKTKTIKYLMSKGFEYEKINDIFE